A stretch of Rhizobium sp. TH2 DNA encodes these proteins:
- a CDS encoding triose-phosphate isomerase has translation MTEVPGFWIGTSWKMNKTLAEARIFAEGLVAADKVRDPRTQRFVIPSFTAVREVKAMLADTSVKVGAQNMHWADDGAWTGEISPVMLKDCNLDIVELGHSERREHFGETDETVGLKTEAAVRHGLIPLICIGETLAEREGGRAQEVLERQVRGALGKLSGAQKSAEILLAYEPVWAIGVNGIPATSDYADARQAEIIAVAEDVLGRRVPCLYGGSVNPGNCEELISCPHVDGLFIGRSAWNVEGYLDILAKCAAKIQGE, from the coding sequence ATGACAGAGGTACCCGGGTTCTGGATTGGAACCAGCTGGAAGATGAACAAGACGCTCGCCGAGGCGAGGATTTTCGCCGAGGGTCTGGTCGCGGCCGACAAGGTGCGTGATCCGCGCACCCAGCGTTTCGTCATTCCGTCTTTCACGGCGGTACGCGAGGTCAAGGCGATGCTGGCCGATACTTCGGTGAAGGTCGGTGCGCAGAACATGCATTGGGCCGATGACGGCGCCTGGACGGGGGAAATCTCACCCGTCATGCTGAAGGACTGCAATCTCGATATCGTCGAACTCGGCCATTCCGAGCGCCGCGAGCATTTCGGCGAGACCGATGAGACCGTTGGATTGAAGACCGAAGCTGCGGTGCGCCATGGCCTGATCCCGTTGATCTGCATCGGCGAGACGTTGGCGGAGCGCGAAGGTGGCCGTGCGCAGGAGGTGTTGGAGCGTCAGGTGCGCGGGGCGTTGGGCAAGCTGTCGGGCGCACAGAAATCGGCGGAAATCCTTCTTGCTTATGAGCCGGTCTGGGCGATCGGCGTGAACGGCATTCCCGCAACGTCGGACTATGCCGATGCACGTCAGGCCGAAATCATCGCGGTTGCTGAAGATGTGCTCGGCCGCCGGGTTCCCTGCCTCTATGGCGGCTCGGTCAATCCCGGCAATTGCGAAGAATTGATATCCTGCCCGCATGTCGACGGGCTGTTCATCGGCCGCTCGGCCTGGAATGTCGAGGGTTATCTCGACATCCTGGCAAAATGCGCGGCGAAAATCCAAGGAGAATGA
- a CDS encoding sugar-binding transcriptional regulator, with product MQNEDESLAIRAAWLHYVGGLTQSAVAKRLGLPSVKAHRLIARAVADGVVKVTIEGDIVECVKLEAELASRFGLEHCEVAPDLGEEGLPLRALGYAGARYLRREIERGEHSVIGLGHGRTLAAAVQQLPRITSNGLRFVSLLGGLTRNYTANPHDVMHRIAEKTGAQAHVMPVPFFANTAEDRQVLLAQRGVKEVFDLANNADLKVVGIGTVEADAQLVSSGMIEPKEIKAISAGGGVGELLGHFFDGHGRLLETTLTARTLAVSFHGREKDNIVAVAGGPDKVAAIKAVLASRHLTGLITDDRTAHSILREG from the coding sequence ATGCAGAACGAAGACGAATCTCTCGCCATCAGGGCGGCTTGGCTCCATTATGTCGGCGGCCTGACTCAGTCGGCTGTCGCCAAGCGGCTCGGCTTGCCCTCGGTCAAGGCGCATCGGCTGATCGCGCGCGCCGTCGCTGATGGTGTGGTCAAGGTGACGATCGAGGGTGACATCGTCGAATGCGTCAAGCTCGAAGCCGAGCTCGCCAGCCGCTTCGGGCTGGAACATTGCGAGGTGGCGCCCGATCTCGGCGAAGAGGGTCTGCCGCTGCGGGCGCTCGGTTATGCCGGTGCACGTTATCTCCGGCGCGAGATCGAGCGTGGGGAGCATTCGGTGATCGGCCTTGGCCACGGGCGGACGTTGGCTGCTGCCGTGCAGCAATTGCCGCGCATTACGTCGAATGGCCTTCGGTTCGTCTCGCTGCTGGGCGGGTTGACCCGAAATTATACCGCCAACCCGCATGACGTCATGCATCGCATCGCCGAGAAGACCGGCGCGCAGGCGCATGTGATGCCCGTGCCTTTCTTCGCCAACACTGCGGAAGATAGACAGGTGTTGCTCGCGCAGCGCGGCGTGAAAGAGGTGTTCGACTTGGCCAACAATGCCGATCTCAAGGTTGTCGGCATCGGCACTGTGGAGGCCGATGCGCAGCTCGTCTCATCCGGTATGATCGAGCCGAAGGAGATCAAGGCGATCTCCGCCGGTGGTGGCGTCGGCGAACTTCTCGGCCACTTCTTCGATGGTCATGGCCGGCTTCTGGAGACGACGCTCACCGCCCGGACATTGGCGGTGTCTTTCCATGGCAGGGAAAAGGACAACATCGTCGCCGTGGCCGGCGGTCCCGATAAGGTTGCGGCGATCAAGGCTGTGCTGGCGAGCCGGCATCTGACCGGCCTGATCACCGACGACCGGACGGCGCATTCAATCCTGCGCGAGGGCTGA
- a CDS encoding sugar phosphate isomerase/epimerase: MPLTLSLNTNPLVNRFAEPADLIETVARDIKIRDLQLTHEFINPSWPANVIRRLTRDMAAALGRTGVRVTSGMTGPYGRLNHFGHPDAEVRRYYVDWLKTFADITADLGGTSVGTQFAIFTYKDYDDVKRREALIQIAIECWAEVAEHAKAAGLLYVFWEPMSVGREFGETISECMRLQDRLTAAHMAIPMWMMADIDHGDVTSANPDDFDPYAWARAVPDVSPIIHIKQSLMDKGGHRPFTAEFNARGRIQPEPLLKAFAEGGADNNEICLELSFKEREPNDRQVIAQIAESVAFWAPHIDTGGRDLNI; this comes from the coding sequence ATGCCGCTGACCTTGTCGCTCAACACCAATCCGCTGGTGAACCGCTTTGCCGAACCGGCCGACCTGATCGAGACCGTTGCGCGGGATATCAAGATCCGCGACCTGCAACTGACCCACGAATTCATCAATCCCAGCTGGCCGGCCAATGTCATCCGACGGCTGACGCGGGACATGGCGGCGGCGCTCGGACGGACCGGCGTGCGGGTGACATCCGGCATGACCGGCCCCTATGGACGCCTCAACCATTTCGGGCATCCGGATGCGGAGGTGCGGCGCTACTATGTCGACTGGCTCAAGACCTTCGCCGACATCACGGCCGATCTCGGCGGCACCTCGGTTGGTACCCAGTTTGCGATCTTCACCTACAAGGATTATGACGACGTCAAGCGGCGCGAGGCGCTGATCCAGATCGCCATCGAATGCTGGGCGGAGGTTGCGGAACATGCGAAGGCGGCGGGCCTCTTATACGTCTTCTGGGAACCGATGAGCGTCGGCCGCGAATTCGGCGAGACGATTTCCGAGTGCATGCGGCTTCAAGATCGCCTGACCGCCGCTCACATGGCAATCCCGATGTGGATGATGGCCGACATCGACCACGGCGACGTAACCTCCGCCAATCCCGATGATTTCGATCCCTATGCCTGGGCGCGCGCGGTGCCCGATGTTTCGCCCATTATCCACATCAAGCAGAGCCTGATGGACAAGGGCGGGCATCGCCCGTTCACCGCCGAATTTAACGCCCGGGGCCGCATCCAGCCCGAACCGCTGCTAAAGGCTTTTGCCGAGGGTGGCGCTGATAACAACGAGATATGCCTCGAACTTTCTTTCAAAGAGCGCGAGCCCAACGATCGCCAGGTCATTGCCCAAATCGCCGAAAGCGTCGCCTTCTGGGCGCCGCATATCGATACTGGCGGGCGAGACTTGAATATTTGA
- a CDS encoding glycerol-3-phosphate dehydrogenase — protein MSESEMIDLFVIGGGINGAGIARDAAGRGLSVILCEKGDLAEGTSSRSGKLVHGGLRYLEYYEFRLVREALIEREVLLNSASHIIWPMRFVLPHSPEDRPAWLVRLGLFLYDHLGGRKRLPGTRTLDLRRDPEGAPIMDKYAKGFEYSDCWVDDARLVLLNALDAREKGATVLTRTACTSARRENGAWTVQMRDERTGEVRSVRAKVVVNAGGPWVNDIVGRVAGSNSRRNVRLVKGSHIIVPKFWEGQQAYLVQNHDKRVIFINPYEGDKALIGTTDIPYEGRPEEVKADESEIEYLIAAVNRYFKEKLRRSDVLESFSGVRPLFDDGKGNPSAVTRDYVFDLDETGGAPLLNVFGGKITTFRKLSEHAIQRIAKFFPGMGGDWTRSATLPGGEIENADYVLFTEKLRRDYPWMPRALIHHYGRLYGARTARLVAGAASLAGLGRHFGAELYEAEVRYLVANEWAQTSEDVLRRRTKQGLHLSAEQKTAFEAWFNNELAQAA, from the coding sequence ATGAGTGAATCCGAGATGATCGATCTCTTCGTGATCGGCGGCGGTATCAACGGCGCGGGCATCGCGCGCGATGCTGCAGGCCGGGGACTTTCGGTGATCCTCTGCGAGAAAGGTGATCTCGCCGAGGGCACGTCGTCGCGCTCCGGCAAGCTCGTTCATGGCGGCCTGCGCTATCTCGAATATTACGAATTCCGGTTGGTGCGCGAGGCGCTGATCGAGCGCGAAGTGCTACTCAACTCGGCAAGCCACATCATCTGGCCGATGCGGTTCGTGCTGCCGCACAGCCCCGAGGATCGCCCGGCCTGGCTGGTGCGGCTCGGCCTGTTTCTCTACGACCATCTCGGCGGCCGCAAGCGGCTGCCCGGCACCCGCACGCTCGACCTGCGCCGCGACCCCGAAGGCGCGCCTATCATGGACAAATATGCCAAGGGTTTCGAATATTCCGATTGCTGGGTCGATGACGCGCGGCTTGTGCTGCTCAATGCGCTCGACGCTAGGGAAAAGGGCGCCACCGTGCTGACGCGAACCGCCTGCACCAGCGCCCGGCGGGAGAATGGTGCCTGGACGGTGCAGATGCGCGACGAGCGGACCGGCGAAGTCCGCTCGGTGCGGGCCAAGGTCGTCGTCAATGCGGGTGGCCCATGGGTCAATGATATCGTCGGCCGGGTGGCGGGCTCCAACAGCCGCCGCAACGTGCGGCTCGTCAAGGGCAGCCATATCATCGTGCCGAAATTCTGGGAGGGCCAGCAGGCCTATCTGGTGCAGAATCACGACAAGCGGGTGATCTTCATCAACCCCTATGAGGGCGACAAGGCGCTGATCGGCACCACCGACATTCCCTATGAAGGCCGGCCCGAAGAGGTGAAGGCCGACGAGAGCGAGATCGAATATCTGATCGCGGCGGTGAACCGCTACTTCAAGGAAAAGCTGCGCCGCAGCGATGTGCTCGAAAGTTTTTCCGGCGTGCGGCCGCTGTTCGACGATGGCAAGGGCAATCCCTCGGCTGTGACGCGCGACTATGTCTTCGATCTCGACGAGACCGGCGGCGCGCCGCTGCTCAATGTTTTCGGCGGCAAGATCACCACTTTCCGCAAGCTCTCGGAACATGCGATCCAGCGGATCGCGAAATTCTTCCCCGGCATGGGCGGAGACTGGACGAGGAGTGCCACGCTGCCGGGCGGCGAGATCGAGAATGCTGATTATGTGCTGTTCACCGAAAAGCTCAGACGCGATTATCCCTGGATGCCGCGAGCGTTGATCCACCACTACGGCCGGCTTTATGGCGCGCGGACCGCGCGGCTGGTTGCCGGTGCCGCCTCGCTTGCCGGGCTAGGCCGCCATTTCGGCGCCGAGCTTTATGAAGCCGAGGTGCGCTATCTCGTGGCGAACGAATGGGCGCAGACATCAGAGGATGTCCTGCGCCGCAGGACGAAGCAGGGGCTGCATCTGAGTGCGGAACAGAAGACGGCGTTCGAAGCGTGGTTCAACAACGAACTGGCCCAGGCGGCCTGA
- a CDS encoding FGGY-family carbohydrate kinase, whose product MVDRSDIIIGIDAGTSVIKAVAFDLSGRQIACASARNNYVTGDDGSASQSLDQTWLDCVFALQKLGSRVEGLAARTAAIAVTGQGDGTWLVGQGNKPVGDAWLWLDARAAPTVRRLSAQTSDRPRFEATGTGLNTCQQGAQMAHMDGTSPELLERAEVALHCKDWLYLNLTDVRATDPSEASFTFGNFRTRQYDDAVIEALGLRHRRHLLPTIVEGTEVTHPLSPAAADSTGLLAGTPVCLGYVDMVMTALGAGVWTGSGNAACSTVGSTGVHMVAKRAGDVHLNSERTGYVIALPVPDMVTQVQTNMSATLNIDWILKIAADLMSELGHDVGHADLVARIDGWLTKSRPGALLYHPYISEAGERGPFVNADARAGFIGLSSRHGFADMVRAVVEGLGMATRDCYAAMGPLPAELRLTGGAARSKSLRAVLGASVNAPIRVSSREEAGAGGAAMMAAVAIGAYKSMDDCIKDWVTPLLGEAEAPDAELARRYDAMFPAYVKARKALAPVWDDLARQHLATNTTQPGGGTTRDAVPAPGGV is encoded by the coding sequence ATGGTTGACCGCAGCGATATTATCATTGGTATCGATGCCGGCACGTCGGTGATCAAGGCCGTAGCCTTTGATCTGTCCGGCCGGCAAATCGCCTGTGCGTCTGCTCGCAACAATTACGTGACGGGCGACGACGGGTCGGCCTCGCAATCGCTTGACCAGACCTGGTTGGATTGCGTTTTCGCTCTGCAGAAGCTGGGTTCGCGAGTCGAAGGGCTGGCCGCACGTACCGCCGCTATCGCGGTCACCGGACAGGGTGATGGCACATGGTTGGTCGGCCAGGGCAACAAGCCGGTAGGCGACGCCTGGCTGTGGCTCGACGCGCGCGCGGCGCCCACTGTGCGGCGGCTCAGCGCGCAAACAAGCGATCGCCCACGGTTCGAGGCGACCGGTACCGGCCTCAATACCTGCCAGCAGGGCGCGCAGATGGCGCATATGGATGGTACGAGCCCGGAATTGCTGGAGCGTGCCGAAGTCGCGCTTCACTGCAAGGACTGGCTCTATCTCAACCTCACTGATGTGCGGGCGACCGATCCCTCGGAGGCTAGCTTCACCTTCGGCAATTTCAGGACGCGCCAATATGACGATGCGGTAATCGAGGCACTGGGCCTGCGTCACCGGCGCCATCTGCTTCCCACGATCGTCGAAGGCACCGAGGTCACACACCCGCTGTCGCCAGCCGCTGCCGACTCGACTGGACTTCTGGCGGGCACGCCGGTCTGTCTCGGCTATGTCGACATGGTGATGACGGCGCTCGGTGCGGGCGTGTGGACAGGTTCGGGCAATGCGGCCTGTTCGACCGTCGGCTCGACCGGCGTGCATATGGTGGCCAAACGTGCCGGTGACGTGCATCTCAACAGCGAGCGCACGGGCTATGTAATCGCGCTGCCGGTGCCCGACATGGTGACCCAGGTCCAGACGAATATGAGCGCGACGCTCAATATCGACTGGATATTGAAGATCGCAGCCGACCTGATGTCCGAGCTTGGACATGATGTCGGCCATGCCGATCTCGTCGCGCGCATCGATGGCTGGTTGACCAAGAGCCGGCCCGGCGCGCTGCTTTACCATCCTTATATCTCGGAAGCGGGCGAGCGCGGTCCCTTCGTCAATGCCGATGCGCGCGCTGGCTTCATCGGCCTTTCGAGCCGGCACGGCTTTGCCGATATGGTGCGTGCGGTGGTCGAAGGGCTCGGCATGGCGACGCGTGATTGCTACGCTGCCATGGGTCCGCTGCCGGCCGAACTGCGACTGACGGGCGGGGCTGCTCGATCGAAATCGCTGCGCGCGGTGCTGGGAGCGTCGGTCAATGCGCCGATCCGCGTTTCCAGCCGCGAAGAGGCGGGTGCCGGTGGTGCCGCGATGATGGCCGCGGTGGCGATCGGCGCCTACAAGTCGATGGACGATTGCATCAAGGACTGGGTGACGCCGCTGCTCGGCGAGGCCGAGGCGCCGGATGCGGAACTGGCGCGCCGCTATGACGCGATGTTCCCGGCCTATGTGAAGGCCCGCAAGGCGCTTGCGCCGGTGTGGGATGATCTCGCCCGGCAGCACCTTGCTACGAATACAACACAGCCGGGCGGCGGCACGACACGAGACGCGGTGCCGGCGCCCGGGGGAGTATGA